From Callithrix jacchus isolate 240 chromosome 3, calJac240_pri, whole genome shotgun sequence, a single genomic window includes:
- the LOC108587714 gene encoding uncharacterized protein LOC108587714 isoform X2 encodes MKPGVDSLLLRAQCYVGEEEELLMAMCSPFTQDHWPVEGIEDSFHKLILRRYEKCGHENLQLRKGCKSLNECKVQKGGYNELTECFSTTTSKILQCKARVKVFSKFSHSNKRKTRHTGEKPFKCKECGKSFQKFLQLTQHKGIHAGGKLYTCEDCGKAFKWSLIFNEHKRVHTGEKPFTCEECGSIFTTSSHFAKHKIIHTGEKPYKCEECGKAFNRFTTLTKHKRIHAGEKCITCEKCGKIFTSSSNFAKHKRIHTGEKPYQCEECGKAFNRSTTLTKHKRIHTGEKPYTCEECGKAFRQSSKLNEHKKVHTGEKPYKCDECGKAFGRSRVLKEHKKIHTGEKPYKCEECGKAFRRSTDRSRHKKIHSADKPYKCKECDKAFKQFSLLSQHKKTHTVDKPYKCKECDKAFKRFSHLNKHKKIHT; translated from the exons ATGAAGCCAGGAGTTGACAGTTTACTCCTAAGGGCACAATGCTAtgttggggaggaggaagagctgtTGATGG ctatgTGTTCTCCTTTTACCCAAGACCATTGGCCAGTGGAGGGCATAGAAGATTCATTCCACAAACTTATACTGAGAAGATATGAGAAGTGTGGACATGAGAATTTACAATTAAGAAAAGGCTGTAAAAGTTTGAATGAGTGTAAGGTGCAGAAAGGAGGTTATAATGAACTTACTGAATGCTTTTCAACTACCACGAGCAAAATATTGCAATGTAAAGCACGTGTCAAAGTTTTTAGTAAGTTTTCTCATTCAAACAAACGTAAGACAAGacatactggagagaagccctttaaatgtaaagaatgtggcaaatcaTTTCAGAAGTTCTTGCAGCTAACTCAACATAAGGGAATCCATGCTGGAGGGAAACTCTACACATGTGAAGactgtggcaaagcctttaaatggtctttaatatttaatgaacatAAGAgagttcatactggagagaaaccttttacatgtgaagaatgtggcagcATCTTTACTACATCCTCACACTTTGctaaacataagataattcatactggagagaaaccctacaaatgtgaagaatgtggcaaagcctttaataGGTTTACAACccttactaaacataagagaattcatgcTGGAGAGAAGTGCATCACATGTGAAAAATGTGGCAAAATCTTTACCTCATCCTCAAACTTTGCcaaacataagagaattcatactggagagaaaccctaccaatgtgaagaatgtggcaaagcttttaataGGTCCACAACccttactaaacataagagaattcatactggagagaaaccctacacatgtgaggaatgtggcaaagcatTTAGACAGTCCTCAAAACTGAATGAACATAAGAaagttcatactggagagaagccctacaaatgtgatgaatgtggcaaagcctttggACGGTCCAGAGTCCTGAAggaacataagaaaattcatactggagagaaaccctacaaatgtgaagaatgtggcaaagcctttagaCGGTCCACAGATCGGAGTcgacataagaaaattcatagtgCAGataaaccctacaaatgtaaagaatgtgacaAAGCCTTTAAACAGTTCTCCCTCCTGAGTCAACATAAGAAAACTCATACTGTAGataaaccctacaaatgtaaagaGTGTGACAAAGCTTTTAAACGGTTCTCACACTtgaataaacataagaaaattcatacttgA
- the LOC108587714 gene encoding uncharacterized protein LOC108587714 isoform X3, protein MCSPFTQDHWPVEGIEDSFHKLILRRYEKCGHENLQLRKGCKSLNECKVQKGGYNELTECFSTTTSKILQCKARVKVFSKFSHSNKRKTRHTGEKPFKCKECGKSFQKFLQLTQHKGIHAGGKLYTCEDCGKAFKWSLIFNEHKRVHTGEKPFTCEECGSIFTTSSHFAKHKIIHTGEKPYKCEECGKAFNRFTTLTKHKRIHAGEKCITCEKCGKIFTSSSNFAKHKRIHTGEKPYQCEECGKAFNRSTTLTKHKRIHTGEKPYTCEECGKAFRQSSKLNEHKKVHTGEKPYKCDECGKAFGRSRVLKEHKKIHTGEKPYKCEECGKAFRRSTDRSRHKKIHSADKPYKCKECDKAFKQFSLLSQHKKTHTVDKPYKCKECDKAFKRFSHLNKHKKIHT, encoded by the coding sequence atgTGTTCTCCTTTTACCCAAGACCATTGGCCAGTGGAGGGCATAGAAGATTCATTCCACAAACTTATACTGAGAAGATATGAGAAGTGTGGACATGAGAATTTACAATTAAGAAAAGGCTGTAAAAGTTTGAATGAGTGTAAGGTGCAGAAAGGAGGTTATAATGAACTTACTGAATGCTTTTCAACTACCACGAGCAAAATATTGCAATGTAAAGCACGTGTCAAAGTTTTTAGTAAGTTTTCTCATTCAAACAAACGTAAGACAAGacatactggagagaagccctttaaatgtaaagaatgtggcaaatcaTTTCAGAAGTTCTTGCAGCTAACTCAACATAAGGGAATCCATGCTGGAGGGAAACTCTACACATGTGAAGactgtggcaaagcctttaaatggtctttaatatttaatgaacatAAGAgagttcatactggagagaaaccttttacatgtgaagaatgtggcagcATCTTTACTACATCCTCACACTTTGctaaacataagataattcatactggagagaaaccctacaaatgtgaagaatgtggcaaagcctttaataGGTTTACAACccttactaaacataagagaattcatgcTGGAGAGAAGTGCATCACATGTGAAAAATGTGGCAAAATCTTTACCTCATCCTCAAACTTTGCcaaacataagagaattcatactggagagaaaccctaccaatgtgaagaatgtggcaaagcttttaataGGTCCACAACccttactaaacataagagaattcatactggagagaaaccctacacatgtgaggaatgtggcaaagcatTTAGACAGTCCTCAAAACTGAATGAACATAAGAaagttcatactggagagaagccctacaaatgtgatgaatgtggcaaagcctttggACGGTCCAGAGTCCTGAAggaacataagaaaattcatactggagagaaaccctacaaatgtgaagaatgtggcaaagcctttagaCGGTCCACAGATCGGAGTcgacataagaaaattcatagtgCAGataaaccctacaaatgtaaagaatgtgacaAAGCCTTTAAACAGTTCTCCCTCCTGAGTCAACATAAGAAAACTCATACTGTAGataaaccctacaaatgtaaagaGTGTGACAAAGCTTTTAAACGGTTCTCACACTtgaataaacataagaaaattcatacttgA